The following are from one region of the Rhodopirellula sp. P2 genome:
- the asnS gene encoding asparagine--tRNA ligase, whose product MIAPMDWTTIDACRTSTELPRPVEIRGWVRTRRDSKGGFSFLEVNDGTSLGNLQVVAPAELDNYADEIQKLTAGCSVVVQGELVESPAKGQATELHASSVRVVGWCDGETYPLQKKRHSFEKLREWSHLRARTNTLGAVMRVRNRISQSIHRFFDDEGFNYLHTPIITASDCEGAGEMFRVTTLNLEKLAGSNRPFDTKQDFFQKPTHLTVSGQLEAETYATALSRVYTFGPTFRAENSNTSRHLAEFWMVEPEAAFYDLNDNMQLAERFLKRVFSDCLSHCGEDMDFFNERIEKGKIDQLQSVIEKPFEHMTYTDAVERLLACDEKFEYPVEWGTDLQAEHERYLTSVVGGPVILTDYPSSIKPFYMRVSDDGKTVAAMDVLVPGVGEIIGGSQREERLDVLQRRMAEGGLDESEYWWYVDLRRYGTVPHAGFGLGLERAVQYVTGMANIRDVIPFPRTPGNAEF is encoded by the coding sequence ATGATTGCCCCCATGGACTGGACCACGATTGACGCCTGCCGCACCAGCACCGAGTTGCCTCGCCCAGTCGAAATTCGCGGGTGGGTCCGAACTCGCCGCGACAGCAAGGGCGGATTCAGCTTCTTGGAAGTCAACGACGGCACGTCCCTGGGCAACCTGCAGGTCGTCGCTCCCGCCGAACTGGACAACTACGCCGATGAGATTCAAAAGCTGACGGCAGGCTGCAGCGTTGTCGTTCAAGGCGAATTGGTTGAGTCCCCCGCCAAAGGCCAGGCGACGGAACTGCATGCCAGCTCCGTGCGCGTCGTCGGCTGGTGCGACGGAGAAACCTACCCGCTGCAAAAGAAACGACACTCGTTCGAAAAACTTCGCGAATGGTCGCACCTCCGAGCCCGCACCAACACGCTGGGTGCGGTGATGCGAGTTCGCAACCGGATCAGCCAGTCCATTCACCGCTTCTTCGACGACGAAGGCTTCAACTACCTGCACACACCCATCATCACGGCCAGTGACTGCGAAGGTGCCGGTGAAATGTTCCGCGTCACAACGCTGAATCTCGAAAAATTGGCGGGTTCGAATCGCCCCTTCGACACCAAACAAGATTTCTTTCAAAAACCAACCCATCTGACCGTCAGCGGTCAATTGGAAGCCGAAACCTACGCGACGGCACTGTCCCGCGTGTACACCTTCGGGCCGACTTTCCGAGCGGAAAACAGCAACACGTCTCGGCACTTGGCCGAGTTTTGGATGGTTGAACCCGAAGCCGCGTTCTACGACCTCAACGACAACATGCAATTGGCGGAAAGATTCCTCAAACGAGTCTTCTCGGACTGCCTCTCGCATTGCGGTGAAGACATGGATTTCTTCAACGAACGCATCGAAAAGGGCAAGATCGATCAACTGCAGTCCGTGATCGAAAAACCGTTCGAACACATGACCTACACCGACGCGGTCGAGCGTTTGCTCGCTTGCGATGAAAAATTCGAATACCCCGTCGAGTGGGGCACGGACCTGCAAGCCGAACATGAACGCTACTTGACCAGCGTCGTCGGCGGCCCAGTCATCCTGACCGACTACCCTTCCTCAATCAAACCGTTCTACATGCGAGTCAGCGACGACGGCAAAACGGTCGCTGCGATGGACGTGTTGGTCCCCGGCGTCGGCGAAATCATTGGCGGGTCACAACGCGAAGAACGTCTCGATGTGCTGCAGCGCCGGATGGCGGAAGGCGGCTTGGACGAATCCGAATACTGGTGGTACGTCGACCTGCGTCGCTACGGCACCGTGCCCCACGCTGGTTTCGGCCTGGGACTGGAGCGTGCTGTCCAGTACGTCACCGGCATGGCCAACATTCGTGACGTGATCCCGTTCCCACGCACACCGGGCAACGCCGAATTTTGA